A region from the Bactrocera dorsalis isolate Fly_Bdor chromosome 1, ASM2337382v1, whole genome shotgun sequence genome encodes:
- the LOC105223584 gene encoding peroxisome assembly protein 12: MSESANLRQNLQNIPSIFEISAAETLDSLIYPALSKIFDYLNLGVDFKLLGAYRLKGEVSPILTWVLQYLYLRNRDASFGESFYGLQRTGMTSGELMTRQQKLISASILTLMPVLERHLKTRSAHHEDISIWERHTLNVLRAYHASKAIHTFLYLIKYAGSHSPIFRALNLSLRYPNEPPKDDKITYVFLKLLEVFAFFLQFIQWWYSNDQRRKIGGTLKNPVPFKNKPDMSRENIHPKGDCPVCLMKIQTPTACSISGYVYCWKCIISHLKERSICPVTGYKITLDDLVRIYET, from the coding sequence atgtcAGAGAGTGCTAATTTAcgacaaaatttacaaaatatccCTTCAATATTTGAGATAAGTGCCGCTGAAACGCTAGATTCTCTTATATATCCTGCACttagtaaaatatttgattaccTTAATCTTGGAGTGGactttaagcttttaggtgcaTACAGGTTAAAAGGAGAGGTGTCTCCCATATTGACATGGGTActccaatatttatatttgcgcAACAGAGACGCTTCATTTGGAGAAAGTTTCTATGGTTTGCAACGAACAGGAATGACATCAGGTGAATTAATGACGCGACAGCAGAAATTAATATCTGCCAGTATCTTAACATTAATGCCAGTCTTGGAGCGGCATTTGAAAACACGCAGCGCTCATCACGAAGACATTTCAATTTGGGAACGACATACGCTGAATGTTTTGCGTGCGTACCATGCTTCTAAAGCAATACACACCTTCTTATATCTAATAAAATATGCCGGAAGCCACTCTCCTATTTTTCGAGCATTAAATTTATCATTGAGGTATCCTAACGAACCACCAAAAGACGACAAGATCACCTATGTATTTCTCAAGTTACTCGAAGTTTTTGCTTTCTTTCTGCAATTCATTCAATGGTGGTATTCTAATGATCAGCGACGTAAAATAGGAGGAACCTTAAAAAATCCAGtgccatttaaaaataaacctgACATGTCTAGAGAGAATATTCACCCAAAGGGCGATTGCCCGGTGTGTCTCATGAAAATTCAAACACCCACCGCGTGCAGCATATCTGGATATGTGTACTGCTGGAAATGTATAATTTCCCACTTAAAAGAACGTTCTATTTGCCCAGTTACTGGATACAAAATCACACTGGATGATTTAGTTCGAATTTATGAAACATGA
- the LOC105223583 gene encoding post-GPI attachment to proteins factor 2, producing MLPTLTTYTRLDGPKPLFRVPFGRIAFAVVSLPLGSFAFCVIWSLIFEFERSTSTHCDVPNYLPSISAAIGNYEPQKTVWRLAITMQLPFRIAVVKMYMQYYKDTIRRNRRIYAILACLLNMVENFALLSLSLWTSLDNYPIHRNSFVVFIACSEMYMLISYFLNKNGRKISLLPMEEKSLLYKRNLFITNVTAFILAGYCFLRHNSSCEPGVYTFFALFEYVVVLTNMAYHMTAYWDFHAMHVTFDWERGLYLSQF from the exons ATGTTACCAACATTAACCACATATACCCGACTGGATGGTCCAAAACCTTTATTTCGCGTTCCTTTTGGAAGAATTGCATTTGCAGTTGTGAGTCTGCCACTTGGCAGTTTTGCATTTTGTGTAATTTGGTCGCTAATCTTTGAATTTGAACGTTCAACTTCAACGCACTGTGATGTACCTAATTATTTACCCTCCATATCGGCAGCCATTGGAAATTATGAACCACAAAAAACCGTTTGGCGCTTAGCGATTACTATGCAGCTACCTTTTCGAATAGCTGTTGTCAAAATGTACATGCAATACTATAAGGATACAATAAGGCGTAATCGACGTATATATGCTATTTTAGCATGTTTGTTAAATATGGTGGAGAATTTTGCGCTCCTAAGTTTGTCATTGTGGACATCGTTAGATAATTATCCGATACATCGAAATTCATTCGTTGTTTTTATTGCCTGCAGTGAGATGTATATGCTTATATCTTACTTTCTGAACAAAAATGGACGTAAAATATCGCTCTTGCCAATGGAAGAGAAATCATTGTTGtacaaaagaaatttgtttataacaaatgtaactgcttttattttggcTGGCTACTGCTTCTTGCGACATAATTCGTCTTGTGAGCCGGGCG TTTACACGTTTTTTGCGCTTTTCGAGTATGTCGTTGTCCTAACGAATATGGCTTACCATATGACTGCATACTGGGATTTCCATGCTATGCATGTTACTTTTGACTGGGAACGAGGGCTTTACTTatctcaattttaa